The proteins below come from a single Lactobacillus johnsonii genomic window:
- a CDS encoding deoxynucleoside kinase, translating to MMTVIVLSGPIGAGKSSLTSLLAEHLGTQAFYEGVDNNPILPLYYKDMAHYTFLLNTYLLNHRLAQINQAIRDHNSVSDRSIYEDALFFKMNVDSGIADPTEFKIYDSLLENMMEQAPGNPSKKPDLLIYIHVSLDTMLHRIQKRGRKFEQLSTDPSLKDYYARLLSYYEPWYEKYNASPKMMIDGDKYDFVANEDARRKVINAIDQKLIDIGNLN from the coding sequence GTGATGACAGTTATTGTATTGAGCGGGCCCATTGGAGCCGGAAAATCCAGTTTAACCAGTCTTCTTGCCGAACATTTAGGCACTCAAGCCTTTTATGAGGGTGTAGATAACAATCCAATTTTGCCACTTTATTATAAAGATATGGCTCACTATACTTTTCTTTTAAACACTTATCTTTTAAACCATCGTTTGGCTCAAATTAACCAAGCTATTCGCGATCATAACAGCGTGTCTGATCGTTCCATTTATGAAGATGCCCTATTTTTCAAAATGAATGTTGATAGTGGTATTGCTGATCCTACAGAATTCAAGATTTATGATAGTTTACTTGAGAATATGATGGAGCAAGCACCTGGTAATCCAAGTAAGAAACCAGATCTTTTAATTTACATTCATGTTTCTCTTGATACTATGCTTCACCGAATTCAAAAACGTGGTCGTAAGTTTGAACAATTATCAACCGATCCAAGTTTAAAAGATTACTATGCTCGCCTTTTATCATATTACGAGCCTTGGTATGAAAAGTATAATGCATCCCCTAAGATGATGATTGATGGTGATAAATACGACTTTGTTGCCAATGAAGACGCAAGAAGGAAAGTTATTAACGCAATTGATCAAAAACTTATTGATATAGGGAATTTAAACTAG